The genomic stretch GTCGGTGACGAGCAGCGCCTCCGCCCCCTCGCCCGCCATCCGGTCCATCACCGGATCGGTGGTGACCAGCCCATCGGCGATCACCAGCACGCGTGCGTTCGGCTCCATCTTCTCCGAGGCTTCCTCGGCGGAGCGGACGATCTCGACGGCGACGTCGCGCTTCGACGCGCGGTTGACCGCCGCGAGCAGCGCGGGCGTCATCCGCCCGACCGCGATCAGCACCTGCTCCGCACCCGCGCCGGCCAGCAGCCGCACCTGATATTCGAGCAAAGTCATGCCGCCGAACGGCAACGTCGCGACGAGCGTCCCCGGCCGGTCGCTCGCCTCCTCGACTGCAAAGATCAGCCCTGCCAGCATGGTCGCCGGGTTAGGCGGTTCGGCGCCCACAATCAAATCGTCGATCGGCAGGATCGGGAAGCGCTCGCGCGGCGGGAGCTTGCACGACCAGGACGGCAGGTCGATCTCGTCCGAAGCCATCGCCTTCAGCCCGCCAGATACGCCGCGCGCACCTGTTCCCAGGCGGTCTCGTCAGGAAGCGTGGCTGCGTCCAGATCCCCCGGCTGCGCGGCAGGATCGTCGACCCATAGCCGCAGCCCCGGCCCGCCGTTGATCACGTCGATCGCGAGCTTGTCGAACACATATTCATACGGAAAATCGCGCCACAGATTGTAATCGGGGTAAAGCGTGCGGATCGCCTTGAACCCCAGCGCCTGCACCCGCCACGGGCGGAAGGCGGCATGGTCGTATCCCGGCCCCTCGGCATGGAGGAACACACCGTTGCAGAGCTGGCCGACATGCTTGTGGAAGGTCGGCTGGAACCAGAAATCGCGCAAGCGCACCCCGCCCAGCCAGTGCGGCGCGAGTCTGTGCATCTCGGCAATCACCGCCTTGGCATCGATGTCGGGCGCGCCGAACAGCTCGAGCGGGCGGGTGGTGCCGCGCCCCTCGGACAACGTCGTGCCCTCCAGCATCACCGTGCCGGCATAGGCGCGCGCCATGTTGACGTTGGCGGCATTGGGGCTGGGGTTGATCCACGGACGCTCGGGCGGCCAGCCAAAGCCGGGCGCGGCATCGGGCGCCCAGCCCTCCATTTCGATCACGCGATAGTCGACGTCGAGGCCGTAGTGATCGACGAACCACCGCCCCATCTCGCCCAGCGTCATCCCGTGCCGCATCGGCATCGGCCCCGCGCCGACAAAGCTCTCCCAGCCGGGCAACAGCGTCTGCCCCTCGACCGGGCGCCCGGCGGGATTGGGG from Sphingomonas hengshuiensis encodes the following:
- a CDS encoding exo-beta-N-acetylmuramidase NamZ family protein, which gives rise to MKFGIDRLLADPALRKPLEGQRVALLAHPASVTADLTHSLDALVAAGVNISAVFGPQHGVRGDLQDNMMESPDFTDPTYRVPVFSLYGEVRRPTGQSMGTFDTMLVDLQDVGCRIYTFVTTLLYILEAAAAHRKSVWVLDRPNPAGRPVEGQTLLPGWESFVGAGPMPMRHGMTLGEMGRWFVDHYGLDVDYRVIEMEGWAPDAAPGFGWPPERPWINPSPNAANVNMARAYAGTVMLEGTTLSEGRGTTRPLELFGAPDIDAKAVIAEMHRLAPHWLGGVRLRDFWFQPTFHKHVGQLCNGVFLHAEGPGYDHAAFRPWRVQALGFKAIRTLYPDYNLWRDFPYEYVFDKLAIDVINGGPGLRLWVDDPAAQPGDLDAATLPDETAWEQVRAAYLAG